GAACAATATTCTCCAAAAAATATCGTTATAGATCCCGTTATGATTTCAAAAAGCGGTTTCGACCTTTTAAAGCCCGAAGCAAAAAACGCGCTTATAAAACGTCTTATCCCCCTTGCAAAAGTTCTTACCCCAAACCTCCCCGAAGCCGAAGCCATAACCGGAATAAAAATAGAGAATATTTCCCAAATGGAAGAAGCCGCCGTAAAAATCCACAGCATGGGTGCGGAATATGTTTTTGTTAAAGGCGGCCATCTCGAAAACGACGCCACCGACATACTTTTTGACGGCAGCAAGGTAATTACGCTCCCCGGGAAACGCTTCAACACAAAAAACACACACGGAACAGGATGTACAATCTCGTCGGCAATAGCGGCAAACCTTGCCAACGGCCTTTCCGTTGAAAATGCCGTTAAAAATGCAAAAGATTATATATCGACAGCTATAGAACATTCGTTTTCCATAGGCAAAGGAGTAGGCCCCACAAATCATTTTTATATGTTGTATAAAAAAGCCGGTATGATAAATGAATAAAATCACAGAAAATATTAATAACAGCCTGCTCAAAATCGAACAAACCGCCCCTGTCGTACACCACATAACAAACTTTGTAACAATAAACGACTGCGCGAACGTATCAACAGCATTAGGCGCTTCGCCCGTTATGGCATATAGCCACTATGAATGCGCGCAGATAACCGAAGTTTCAAACGCTCTTGTGCTGAACACAGGCACGCCGGACAAAATGCGTTTTAAGGCGGCTGTACTTTCAGGTAAATGCGCGAATACTAACGGCATACCGATAATACTGGACCCTGTAGGCGCCGGCGCCGTTGCCTTCCGTCAGAATGGAATTTTCGACATTCTAAAAAACGTCAGGCCTTCGGTTATAAAAGGGAATTCGGCAGAAATAAAAACTCTTGCAGGGCTTTCCAATATTTCCAATAAGTGTATTGATTCTGCCGAAAATCAAATTGATATGGAAATAGTAAAAGAATTGGCCGCCGAACTAAAAACCGTAATAGCCGTTACGGGACAAAAAGACATTATAACGGACGGTTTAAGGACAGTTTCCATAAGCCGCGGCACAAATATGTTCACCAGAATAAGCGGAGCGGGATGCATGGCTTCATCGGTAATCGGAGCTTTCCTTTCCGTCAACAAAGATCCGTTTAACGCCGCTGTACAAGCAATATTCCTTGTTGATGCATGCGGTGAAAATGCGGCGGAAATATCCCGCGGCCCCGCCGATTTCAAAGTCAACTTTATCAACGCATTATATTTATTTAGGAATACAGGAACGGACGAGGGAGGCATAGTTTTTGAACAGGGATAATTTGAAAGTGTACCTTGTAACCGACAGCCATTCATTAAATGGGCGCGATTTTTTCGATGTTGTTGAAGAAGCGGTTAAAAGTGGAGTAACAATGGTTCAGCTGAGAGAAAAAGAATTAAACAGCGCCGATTTTTTAAAGAAAGCCAACAAGCTGAAAAAAATAACCGATAAATACAACGTCCCCCTGATAATCAACGACAGGGTTGACATAGCTTTTGACTGTAGGGCCGCCGGGCTGCACATAGGCCAAAAAGATATATCTGTGCGCGACGGCAGACGTATAATGCGCCGCGACCGCGGTCAAATTCTCGGCGTAACGGCAAATACTCCCGAACTTGCAGTCGAAGCGGAAAAAATGGGCGCCGACTATATAGGCGCGGGAGCAGTTTTTCAAACCTCAACAAAGCATAATGCAGAAATCATATCAATAGAAACCCTTTCAAAGATAACGTCAAGCGTTTCCATACCCGTTGTGGCAATCGGCGGCATTACGGCAGAAAACGCCTGCATGCTTAAAGGAACAGGCATAGCCGGGGTTGCCGTTTCAAGCGGTATAATGAACGCTTATGACATTAAAGGCGTTGTTAAAACATTAAAAGAACTTGTATTTTAATATTGATAAACTTAAAAATTAAATATATAATTTATTTGGCGCCGTAGGTTTATTCAAAAAAATTTACGGCGTTAATTTTATTAATTGTTTGGGGGCGTTAGTATGGATAACGACATACCTTTAGATTTGTACAAAATATTTTGTATTGTTGTCAGGACAGGCAACATGTCTTCTGCGGCTAAAGAACTTTTTATCTCCCAGCCGGCAGTCAGCATGTCGATACGCCAGCTTGAAGAACGCATGGGCGCGCCCCTTCTGATCCGTACAACAAAGGGCGTGCATACAACGCCTGAAGGCGGCGTATTGTATGAATATCTCGAACAGGCTTTAGCTCTTATTAAAACTGCCGAAAACAAATATATGGAAATGGTAAACTTAAAAACAGGCGAAATTAAAATCGGCGCAAGCGATACGGTTATTTCCAACCTGCTAATGCCATACCTTGAAGAGTATAACGTCAATAATCCGCATATAAACATCAAAGTCACAAACAAAACGACATATGAATCCCTTAAACTGCTAAAAAGCGGTATTGTCGATATATGCTTTGTAAACCTTCCTATACAAAAAGACTCGGATCTGCTTGTCCTTCCCTTTAAGACAATACAGGACTGTCTTGTTGGAGGTTCAAATTACAAGGAGCTTGCAAAAACAGGGATAGAGCTTAAATCAATAGACAAATATCCCCTCCTTCTTCTTGAAGATCTCAGCAACTCACGCCGATTCTTAAACGACTTTATGCAAAAAAACGGCGTTGTATTAAAGCCTATAATAGAGCTCGGTTCAAGCGATCTTCTTTTGGAGTTTGCCAAAATAAATCTCGGCCTTACTTTTGCAATAAAAGAATTCACAAAAGGCATGATTGACAACGAACAGCTTTTTGAAATCCCCGTAACTCCTGCAATCCCAAAACGCAGCATCGGCCTTGTGAAGCTAAAAAACGTAGCCCTTTCACATGCGGCAAAAAGCTTTGCCGATATGTTTGTTTAAAACTCATTACATTATGCAATTAAATTGAAACATTCCGTTTCATGGAAAGCGTACCCAGTAAGCTATGGCCGTTACCGAATAAGTTACCGAACATGTATAGGCAGCAAGTGTAGTTATAGCGATAAACCTGAAGTCAGGAGGGTATTTTTATGAAAAAAGTATTTAGATTATTATTGATAATTTGTATCTTTTCCTTAACCGGATGTACAAATAAAGCAATATCAGAAGTAAATATTGACTATGGAACATCATCTATCTATACGGAAGATGAAATGAATGACGCTATAGAATTAATTAAGAAAGAATTCAATACTTGGGACGGGTGCAAACTGCACAGCATTTCATATTCAACTGATGATGAATGCAGCGAATCCAACATTGAATGGTTAAACAAGATTGAAACGGCAAATGACAATAAGGAAACTTTTACGCAATGCATTATGTTTACCAGCAATTTCCATTCACCAAAAGAAGGCGGCGGCGCATGGAATGCAGATACGGAATATACCGATTGGCAATGGTGGCTGGCTCGTTCCGATAACGGCCAATGGAAACTAATAACCTATGGATATTAACAAACCTATGACTTTATATTCGTCTTCCGGCCATTTTACAACAACAATTCTCTGCTTTATAATTTTGACAGACACTCCAGCGATTCTGACAAATACTAATTTAAAATCTAAATTAAAATGCGGCAAAAACAAAAAACTCCCGCTTTATATGGCGGGAGTTTTTTACATCCAAAAACATTATAAATATCTGTTTCACATAAAAATTTCGCAGAATTCCGCATTATAAACGTATCTTTAAATCCTGCGTAAATTATTATTTTCCTGTAAATTCAGCTTTCCTTTTGTTAAGGAATGCGTCTACGCCTTCTGTTTTATCTGCCGTAGAGAAAAGGAGGCCTGTAACGTCCCTTTCAAGTTCAAGGGCGTCGTCTAAATCCATTTCTTTGCCTCTATTGATCGCTACTTTGCACATTGCAATAGCAATAGGAGCTTTTGAAAGGATAGTATTCATCATTTCTTTTGCGGCCGACATTAATTCTTCCGGTTCCACAACTTTATTAACAAGGCCAATCCTTAATGCTTCATCAGCCTTAACCTGCCTTGCAGTAAAAATCATTTCCTTTGCATATCCATATCCTACAAGCCTTGTCAAACGCTGCGTTCCACCGAAGCAAGGCATAATGCCGAGGTTAACTTCAGGCTGTCCGAAAACTGCCTTTGTGCTTGCTATCCTTATATCGCATGCCATTGAGATTTCGTTTCCGCCGCCGAGCGCATATCCGTTAACAGCGGCAATAACAGGTTTTTCAAGTTTTTCTATTGAAGAGCATGCAGCCTGACCGAGTTCAGCGCATTTCCTTCCGCCGATAGCGTCAAGAGGTACAAACTGTGAAATGTCGGCGCCTGCAACAAATGATTTTTCACCTGCTCCTGTAATAATAACGCCCTTTACCGCCTCATCTTCTCCGATACATTCCATAGTTTTTTTAATTTCTTCAAGCGTTTCCGCATTTAAAGCGTTAAGAGCCTTAGGCCTGTTGATTGTAACAACGGCAATCGCACCGTCCATTTCAACAATAAGGTTGTTAAGCGTTTCTTTAAGTTCTGCTAATTTCATTATAATATTTCCCCCTTAATTTTCGCATACACGAATAAATATGTACAAAATTATTATATCCCCGCATAAGTTATAAATCAATAATAAACCGCCTTTTTTGGAATAAATTATATAAATATATGCAAAAACAGAAGGTGATTAAGTTGAGATTTAAAAAAACTGCCATAAGCCTGTTTACAATTTTAATAGCGGCGGCCTGCTGTAAAAACTGTATTGACTTTAAAACAGCGGAAACAATGATGCCCCTGGGTCATAAAACAATAGTAATCGACGTTGGACACGGCGGCTTTGATCCGGGCAAAACGGGCACAAACGGAAAAAATGAAAAAGATATAAACCTTGCAATAGCGCTGAAACTCCAAACATATCTTGAACAGGCAGGCGCTGTTGTAATAATAAGCCGCATAACAGACGAGGCATTGGGAGAAAACAAACGCGAAGACATGCGCGAAAGGAAAAACATCGCCGACTCCTCAAACGGCGACCTGCTTATAAGTATACACCAAAACGCTTTTACATCGCCCGGCGCGAAGGGAGCGCAAGTCTTTTACTACAACGGTTCATCCGAAGGCGAAGCATTGGCAAAACATATACAGGAAAGCCTGAAAACGTATGCGGACCCAAATAACAGCCGTCAGATTAAAGCCAATACAGATTATTACATACTCCGCAAACCTGAAATGGCAGCGGCGCTGGTTGAATGCGGTTTTCTGAGTAATCCTGCCGAAGAAAGCCTTTTAAACAGCGATGAATATCAAGAGAAACTTGCATGGGCAATATATATCGGCGTTACAAATTACCTTACTGAAAAAGACACGGCTTAAATTTGTTTACACATTTTAAAAAAACATATATAATCAAAACAGTGTATTTTTTATCTAGTTAATATATGTTTATATGGAAAAGAAAGGGAAAAATATGGATTTTAAAGAACTAGGAATAAACGAAAGCCTTATAAACGGCCTCCATGCCCAAGGCATAAACTCTCCCACACTGATACAGGAAAAAGTTATACCTGAAATGCTTAAAAGAAAAAATATAATAGCCAAAAGCGAGACGGGCAGCGGCAAAACCCTTGCATACCTCCTGCCGATATTTATGACAGCCGATCCCGGCGTAAGAAGCACACAGGCAATAATAATAACGCCAACTCATGAGCTAGCCGCTCAGGTAAACCGTCAGGCACAAATACTTTCCGAAAATTCAGGCTCTGAAATAAAATCCGCCCTTATAATAGGCGGCGCAAGCATAAGCCGGCAGCTTGAAAAGCTGAAGGAAAAGCCTCAAATAGTGATCGGTTCCGCAGGACGCATATTGGATTTAATCAAAAAGAAAAAAATACAGGCGCATACATGCCGTACAATAGTAATCGATGAAGCCGACAGGATGCTTGATCCACTTAATATCGAAAATATAAAAGCTGTTGTAAAAACAACTCTTGCAAGCGAAAGGCAGATAGTTATGCTTTCGGCTTCTATAAGCGGACAAACGAAAAAAGCGGCT
This genomic window from Anaerotignum faecicola contains:
- the thiD gene encoding bifunctional hydroxymethylpyrimidine kinase/phosphomethylpyrimidine kinase produces the protein MKNVLTIAGSDSCGGAGIQADIKTFCAHGTYAMSVITAVTVQNTMGVFGCQDISPEIISGQIDAIFTDIDVSAVKVGMVSQIGTINAIADKLEQYSPKNIVIDPVMISKSGFDLLKPEAKNALIKRLIPLAKVLTPNLPEAEAITGIKIENISQMEEAAVKIHSMGAEYVFVKGGHLENDATDILFDGSKVITLPGKRFNTKNTHGTGCTISSAIAANLANGLSVENAVKNAKDYISTAIEHSFSIGKGVGPTNHFYMLYKKAGMINE
- the thiM gene encoding hydroxyethylthiazole kinase — translated: MNKITENINNSLLKIEQTAPVVHHITNFVTINDCANVSTALGASPVMAYSHYECAQITEVSNALVLNTGTPDKMRFKAAVLSGKCANTNGIPIILDPVGAGAVAFRQNGIFDILKNVRPSVIKGNSAEIKTLAGLSNISNKCIDSAENQIDMEIVKELAAELKTVIAVTGQKDIITDGLRTVSISRGTNMFTRISGAGCMASSVIGAFLSVNKDPFNAAVQAIFLVDACGENAAEISRGPADFKVNFINALYLFRNTGTDEGGIVFEQG
- the thiE gene encoding thiamine phosphate synthase encodes the protein MNRDNLKVYLVTDSHSLNGRDFFDVVEEAVKSGVTMVQLREKELNSADFLKKANKLKKITDKYNVPLIINDRVDIAFDCRAAGLHIGQKDISVRDGRRIMRRDRGQILGVTANTPELAVEAEKMGADYIGAGAVFQTSTKHNAEIISIETLSKITSSVSIPVVAIGGITAENACMLKGTGIAGVAVSSGIMNAYDIKGVVKTLKELVF
- a CDS encoding LysR family transcriptional regulator codes for the protein MDNDIPLDLYKIFCIVVRTGNMSSAAKELFISQPAVSMSIRQLEERMGAPLLIRTTKGVHTTPEGGVLYEYLEQALALIKTAENKYMEMVNLKTGEIKIGASDTVISNLLMPYLEEYNVNNPHINIKVTNKTTYESLKLLKSGIVDICFVNLPIQKDSDLLVLPFKTIQDCLVGGSNYKELAKTGIELKSIDKYPLLLLEDLSNSRRFLNDFMQKNGVVLKPIIELGSSDLLLEFAKINLGLTFAIKEFTKGMIDNEQLFEIPVTPAIPKRSIGLVKLKNVALSHAAKSFADMFV
- a CDS encoding enoyl-CoA hydratase-related protein — encoded protein: MKLAELKETLNNLIVEMDGAIAVVTINRPKALNALNAETLEEIKKTMECIGEDEAVKGVIITGAGEKSFVAGADISQFVPLDAIGGRKCAELGQAACSSIEKLEKPVIAAVNGYALGGGNEISMACDIRIASTKAVFGQPEVNLGIMPCFGGTQRLTRLVGYGYAKEMIFTARQVKADEALRIGLVNKVVEPEELMSAAKEMMNTILSKAPIAIAMCKVAINRGKEMDLDDALELERDVTGLLFSTADKTEGVDAFLNKRKAEFTGK
- a CDS encoding N-acetylmuramoyl-L-alanine amidase, with amino-acid sequence MRFKKTAISLFTILIAAACCKNCIDFKTAETMMPLGHKTIVIDVGHGGFDPGKTGTNGKNEKDINLAIALKLQTYLEQAGAVVIISRITDEALGENKREDMRERKNIADSSNGDLLISIHQNAFTSPGAKGAQVFYYNGSSEGEALAKHIQESLKTYADPNNSRQIKANTDYYILRKPEMAAALVECGFLSNPAEESLLNSDEYQEKLAWAIYIGVTNYLTEKDTA